Genomic window (Flavobacteriales bacterium):
ATGCGGTACCCCTTCACGTAGCCACGTAGGGTGTATTGCCGCAACGTGGGGAGGGTAACGTGTAGCTGTTTGGCCGTTTCAACCCGCGTCAACAACTCTTCAGGCGGTGGCGGTGTTGCGGTGTCCATGTCCGCACGCATGGCGCGGACAATCTCACTTACCAAGTCGGTGAGCGGTACGGAGGAAAGAACTATCTGTTGATCCATTGGTCGATTTGTTTCGCCAAATGGACCGCCGTTTCACGCCCCCGGTGTAACCGGACCGTTACCGGTAACGCTCCGAATTACTCCATTTCGTCAGCGTTTGGCACGATCAAAATACCCTTGTCCGGGATCTGGAATTTCGCCGTTTTGGTTTCGGGTAAAGGGCGCGGTGCCGATGGCCTCAGCCGCACGCGAAGTTGCTCCACGGTGAGGGAGTTCCCATCTTCGCCTTTCACATCGAACGCCTGCAATAGCACACGCGCAAAGCCGGTGAAGTTGGGTTCGTTTTCTTTTCCGCCCCTTCGCGGTATTGGGAAGTAACCGGCGTTTGAAAGGGTGGTGAAAATGTGAGCAAACGCGGAGGTGGTGGATGTCCAAGGCAGGCGTTCCGGGGTACCCTTCGTTGCTGTAGGTGCCAGTTCTACGGGGTTGCCTAATGCGGTGGGAAGGTTCGTGATCGTGTCCGAAATTCCCTTTTTCAACGCACGCCACTCTGTACAACCAAGCCTCGGAAAGCCGTGGAGTGGGTAGTCCTGTGCGTTGACAATCTCTACTTGATCAGCCAACCATGCCAGCCGATTGAGCATTGCGGGATCCTGCGGACGTTGTGAAATGTATTCTCGTATTGCAGGAAGCAACGGTGCAAACCTTGCGGATAGCTCATGGCGCATGATGCGACCGTTTGCGTTTTCCTGGTGGTCAGTAAGAGAGGGAAATACACCTCCCACCCCATTTTTCCCAAGACGCTCGTTAGCAGCATAGGCATCGCGTCTCAACGCTCCATACAAGGCAAGTGAGAACTTTCTGCCAATTGCTGTTTTTGCATAGTCCATGAACTCCTTGAACGCATCCATCGGCGAGAGTTCCTGTACTGTGAGAAATAGGTCCGGTAGTGAGAATTGCTTTAACACTTCGTCCTTGGTGGGACCGGCCAATATCTCGCCCATGCGGTCGTGATTGTCGTAACTCATGCGATCAAACGGCCTTCAATACCGGCATGGTGAACAGGCTGGACTTGGCCATGATGTCCGCGTGTTCATCATTAGTCAGGCGGATGTACCGCATGAATGCCTGTTCCGTGCGGTGTCCGGTTACGGCCATGATCGTGCGGGCGGGGATACCGTCGCGGTAGCAGTTGGACGCGAAGGACCGGCGGGCGGTGTGCGTCGTTACCCGTTCCCATTTGTACCGTGCCACTTCCCGGCGGATGCCGCCCTTTGTTCGGCCTTCCATGGTTTTCACCTGCAATGCGGGCACCATGGCAGCGGCCTCTTTGATGTAGCCGTTTTGTTTTTGGTTCGATATGCCTGAAGGCACACGCCCGCCATACTTGGCCATGATCGCAGGAATGCACGGGTGTAGCGGTATCGTTACCTCTTTGCCGGTTTTCGATGTTCGTACCCGCAGCCGTCCCCCTTCGATGTGTTCCGGTTGGATGCGGGATAAGTCCCCGAACCGCAACCCGGTCCACGATCAAAGAACAGGTCACGGGGTCAAGGCGGGTGTGCGTTCAG
Coding sequences:
- a CDS encoding tyrosine-type recombinase/integrase — encoded protein: MRFGDLSRIQPEHIEGGRLRVRTSKTGKEVTIPLHPCIPAIMAKYGGRVPSGISNQKQNGYIKEAAAMVPALQVKTMEGRTKGGIRREVARYKWERVTTHTARRSFASNCYRDGIPARTIMAVTGHRTEQAFMRYIRLTNDEHADIMAKSSLFTMPVLKAV
- a CDS encoding helix-turn-helix domain-containing protein, giving the protein MDQQIVLSSVPLTDLVSEIVRAMRADMDTATPPPPEELLTRVETAKQLHVTLPTLRQYTLRGYVKGYRMGNRVLYKHSEVLNALQQMRTAGKQQRA